The following proteins come from a genomic window of Phacochoerus africanus isolate WHEZ1 chromosome 9, ROS_Pafr_v1, whole genome shotgun sequence:
- the DEFB113 gene encoding beta-defensin 113 has translation MSMLNMSFCLKNEEDLGFLFCFSTPLCPFELCLNLTQVIVSAMKIFCIFLTFVFTVSCGPAVLQRKTREKTREIEERKSQCYLVRGACKTSCNTWEYVYNYCDSEPCCVVREYAIPGSQSTTTKAYEDVNYRFITLPATTHANYNSSIILPNNTDVN, from the exons ATGTCGATGCTGAATATGAGCTTTtgcttaaaaaatgaagaagaccTGGGGTTTCTGTTCTGctttagca CACCTCTCTGTCCTTTTGAACTCTGCCTCAACCTCACTCAAGTGATTGTATCAGCAATgaagatattttgtattttcctgaCCTTTGTCTTCACTGTGTCTTGTGGTCCAGCAG ttttacagaggaaaacaagagaaaaaacaagagaaattgaagaaagaaaaagtcaatgtTACCTTGTTCGTGGTGCTTGCAAGACTTCATGCAACACCTgggaatatgtatataattactGTGATTCCGAGCCCTGCTGTGTTGTACGGGAATACGCAATACCAGGCAGTCAAAGCACCACCACTAAAGCTTATGAAGATGTTAATTATAGATTTATTACACTACCTGCTACTACCCATGCAAATTATAATTCTTCTATTATATTACCTAACAATACTGATGTAAATTAA